TCCACTTTAATCGTGCACTATAATAAAGAGAAACATTACCATTAGATTCAAAATTGTAAAAGTAAAAACTTTTCCCAACATTGGTAGAACTGACAACTTTAATTACATTATTTTTCCCTTCAAATTCAATTCTAGAAGCAATTACTGAATCAAAAACATCAATTATCTCTTTTGTATCATTTTTGGAATTATAAATATATTTTTTGTAATAATAATAAGAACCAACTTTTGGCATTATAGTTGAATCACTATTAAACACTTTTGGTTTTACAGTTGAGTCAGTAGTTTTAACATTTGGTTTTACAGTTGAGTCAGTAGTTTTAACATTTGGTTTTACAGTTGAGTCAGTATTAATCACATGTTCAGGGAAACAAGAAAAATTACAAATGATAAAAAAAGGACTAAACAAACATTACAAAAAGTATAAATCAAAATTTTTAAAATTAATTAATGCTCAATTAATTTTTTAATAGGCTTTTCAAATTATAAGAAAAGATATTTAAATTATATAGAAAGAATTCTAGGAAAATAAATGTTTTACAGCATCTTTTTCTTCAATTAATTCTTTAATGGAATTATCAAATTTTTCTAACCCAAATTCATTATGAGAAATACCTTTAACAACTGACCATGAACCATCTTCATTTGAAGAAATTGGAAATCCAACAATCAAACCTTGAGGGGTATTATATTCACCATTAGAACAAACAGCAACAGAATGGTGCTCACCAATGGGAGTAGTGCTAGTAAGAGAAACAACAGTATCAACAACTGCATTTGCAGCTGAAGCAGCACTACTAGATCCACGAGCTGCAATAATTGCTGCACCTCTTTGTTGAACTGTTTTTATAAAATCACCTTTCAACCAATCTAAATCCTTAACTACATCAACAGCCGGTTTTGAATCAATTTGAGTATTATAAAAATCTGGATATTGAGTTGAAGAATGATTCCCCCAAATTGTCATATTTTTTATACTAGAAATTGGAAGTTTACATTTATTGGCAAGTTGAGACATAGCTCTATTTTGGTCTAATCTTGTCATAGCAAAAAATCTATTATTAGGAATATCAGGGGCAGAATTCATTGCAATTAATGAGTTAGTATTACAAGGGTTGCCAACAACTAGAACTCTAACATCACTTGCTGCATTATTATTTAAAGCTTTACCTTGTCCAGTAAAAATACCCCCATTAATAGTTAACAAATCATTTCGTTCCATACCTGCTTTTCTAGGAACAGATCCAACTAATAAAGCCCAATTTACATCTTTAAATCCTACATTAATATCATCAGTAATAACTATTTCTTGAAGGTTAGGAAATGCACAATCTTCAATTTCCATTGCAACTCCTTGTAATGAATTAATGGCTTGTGGAAGTTCAATCAAGTTTAAAGAAACCATTGTATTTGAACCAAACATTTGTCCTGATGCAATTCTAAATAATAAAGCATAGCCTATTTGTCCTGCTGCACCTGTAACTGCAACTCTAATGTGTTTCATGTAATTTATATTAATTTTTTGTTTGTTAATTCTTAATTATAGTTTTTTGAAATAGACGATTACTTCTTAATTTTTTTAGCTAATTCTTCTAATAATAATTGTTCTCTTTTGAGCTCATTCATTTTAATTTCTATTTCCTTTTTTTGAAGATCATTATTATCCTCAGGGGTTCCACCAAAAATACTACCTAATAACCAATGACCTCTTAGTCCTTTTAAGTCAGTTCCAATTTCTCTAGCTGCAAATCCAGCTGAAGAAACTGCTTGATTAACAGAACCTGAGAGTATTTCAAGTGAATCATACAAAGATCTATCGTAAAGTAATGCACCTAAAGTACCTTTAGCACTACCAATATCAGTTACTATTTTTTTGGTTTCGGAAGTAATTCCTTCAACATTATTAGTGATGTTTTCAACTCCTTTAACAGTATTGTTTAAGTTGGTTGTAATAGAATTTGTAGTTTTATTAAGATTGTCTGTAAGAGTTGCAAATTGAGTACTAGTGTTTTTCATAAGATTTTCTGCACTTGCTGAAACATTTACAAAGCTTCGGTAAGCACTATCATTTGTAAGAAATTTACCTAAAGTACCTTCACCCCTCCTAAATTTCATAAATAAAGTATCTAAAGAAGCAGTTACTCCAGAAGCATTCTTTACAACTCCTCTTGCTTCATCAACTATAGCCATATAATTAACAGGTGGTATTGATAAAATAGAATCACCTTCTTTAACTTCTTTGGCAGAAGGATCACCAGATACTAGTTCTAAAATTTTGTCACCAACTAAACCTTGTTGACCAATAGAAGCGTAAGTAGAAGTTCTGATAAATTCTTTATATTTATCTTTTATAACCATTTCAACTCTTACGTTAGGAGTATCATTTCGCATAAATAAAATAACATTCCTAACAGTACCTACTTGAATTCCACTTAGAACAATAGCTGCACCACCTTTCAAACCTTGCACACTTTCAAAGGTTGTTTTTAAATTTATTGTTTTATTAAAAAGATTTTCCTTTCCTCCAATTACAAATACTCCAACTATTAATGTAACTAAGCCAAGGAGTGCAAAAATTCCAACTCGAATGTTTCTTTTTAAAATACCTTGTCCAAAAACCATTTCTGGTCTTTTTTCATTTATAATTTTTTCTATCATAATTGTTTATTACAAAATTCAATTGCAAAGTTAAGGAATATGATGTTTTTTAAATAAATAGTTTTTTTTAAGTTATATAAAATTCTTTAAAAAGAAAGTATTATAAAATGTTTATTATTTTACTTTAGGATACACATTTTAGATGGAAATCATAGTGAAAATATTTCAATAAATAATGTATCTTTGTAAGTAAATATTTATATGTTTAGTTAACTCTTTACACTCAAATTACTTATCTCAATAATAATTAATTAATTAATAATGGCTCAATCAAATGAACGAGTACTTCCTGTAATTTTGGAGGAGGAACTACGATCTGCATTTTTAGATTATTCAATGTCTGTAATAGTTTCTCGTGCATTGCCAGATGCTCGGGACGGCTTAAAACCAGTACATAGAAGAGTTTTGTTTTCTATGTATGAGTTAGGAGTAACAGCATCAAGACCATATAAAAAATCTGCTCGTATTGTCGGTGAAACAATGGGTAAGTATCATCCTCATGGTGATACTGCGATATATGATTCATTAGTTAGAATGGCTCAAGATTTTACAATGAGGCATGAGATGGTTGATGGGCAAGGAAACTTCGGTTCAGTTGATGGTGATCCACCTGCAGCTATGAGATATACTGAAGCAAGGTTAACAAGATTAGCAATGGAAATGTTGTCTGATATTGACAAAGAGACAGTAAATTTTGAACC
Above is a window of Chlorobiota bacterium DNA encoding:
- a CDS encoding malate dehydrogenase; the encoded protein is MKHIRVAVTGAAGQIGYALLFRIASGQMFGSNTMVSLNLIELPQAINSLQGVAMEIEDCAFPNLQEIVITDDINVGFKDVNWALLVGSVPRKAGMERNDLLTINGGIFTGQGKALNNNAASDVRVLVVGNPCNTNSLIAMNSAPDIPNNRFFAMTRLDQNRAMSQLANKCKLPISSIKNMTIWGNHSSTQYPDFYNTQIDSKPAVDVVKDLDWLKGDFIKTVQQRGAAIIAARGSSSAASAANAVVDTVVSLTSTTPIGEHHSVAVCSNGEYNTPQGLIVGFPISSNEDGSWSVVKGISHNEFGLEKFDNSIKELIEEKDAVKHLFS
- a CDS encoding MCE family protein, which gives rise to MIEKIINEKRPEMVFGQGILKRNIRVGIFALLGLVTLIVGVFVIGGKENLFNKTINLKTTFESVQGLKGGAAIVLSGIQVGTVRNVILFMRNDTPNVRVEMVIKDKYKEFIRTSTYASIGQQGLVGDKILELVSGDPSAKEVKEGDSILSIPPVNYMAIVDEARGVVKNASGVTASLDTLFMKFRRGEGTLGKFLTNDSAYRSFVNVSASAENLMKNTSTQFATLTDNLNKTTNSITTNLNNTVKGVENITNNVEGITSETKKIVTDIGSAKGTLGALLYDRSLYDSLEILSGSVNQAVSSAGFAAREIGTDLKGLRGHWLLGSIFGGTPEDNNDLQKKEIEIKMNELKREQLLLEELAKKIKK